Proteins encoded within one genomic window of Humulus lupulus chromosome 1, drHumLupu1.1, whole genome shotgun sequence:
- the LOC133820363 gene encoding uncharacterized protein LOC133820363 — MDLKELKTQLQELLDIGFIRPSHSPWGAPVLFMKKNEGSMRMCMDYRELNKELNMRQRRWLELVKDYDCEILYHPERANVVVDSLSRQGHGQVMALRNIPTRFVEHLERAGIEFITGRLANIMWQSTLLERIKQGRGDDPQLIKHRHKVQEGNANEFLVSDNGMQRSRNRICVPTKEELKKDILEEAHTTPYSLHPATIRVAPYEMLYGQKCRSLIHWDEMGERKFLGLKSVRKLNEAIGKIRARIFTSKDRKKSYANLKRKDVEFVVGDCVFLRVSPMKGVKRFGKKWKLNPRYVGPFEKLEIVGQVLIGWPCL, encoded by the exons ATGGACTTGAAGGAGCTAAAGACCCAACTTCAAGAGTTATTGGATATAGGGTTCATTCGGccgagccattctccatggggagcaccggttttgTTCATGAAGAAGAATGAGGGTTCTATGAGGATGTGTATGGACTatagagaactcaataag GAgctaaatatgagacaaagacggTGGTTGGAACTGGTTaaagactacgattgtgagataTTATATCATCCTGAGAGGGCAAATGTGGTTGTGGATTCCTTAAGTCGCCAAGGACATGGCCAAGTGATGGCATTAAGGAATATACCAACGAGGTTTGTTGAGCACTTAGAAAGAGCAGGAATTGAGTTTATCACAGGACGATTAGCCAATATCATGTGGCAATCAACACTTTTGGAAAGGATCAAGCAAGGACGAGGCGATGATCCACAACTGATTAAACATCGTCATAAGGTTCAAGAAGGAAATGCTAATGAATTTTTAGTTTCGGATAATGGTATGCAAAGATCTCGTAATCGAATATGTGTGCCCACTAAGGAAGAATTAAAGAAAGATATTTTGGAAGAAGCCCACACTACCCCATATTCATTGCATCCAG CGACTATCAGAGTAGCaccttatgaaatgttgtatgggcaGAAGTGTAGGTCACttatacattgggatgagatgggagaaagaAAGTTTCTTGGACTGAAGTCGGTTCGGAAATTGAATGAAGCTATTGgaaagattagagctagaattttTACTTCCAAAGACAGAAAAAAGAGTTATGCAAACTTAAAGCGCAAAGATGTGGAATTTGTGGTGGGTGATTGTGTATTCTTGAGGGTGTCACCAATGAAAGGGGTCAAGAGATTTGGTAAGAAATGGAAGTTAAACCCCAGATATGTAGGACCTTTTGAAAAACTGGAAATAGTTGGGCAAGTGCTTATAGGTTGGCCATGCCTCTAG